GGCGCCCGTATATCTCCTACGCTCCACGACGCTACGCCATTATTTATCCTGTCTGTCACGAACtgtcttaattattattaatgactCGTACAAGAGGTTCGACAGGTGAATACGGAATTAGGGGCGAATTATCGGTTCTCGAACGGCTTTTTCACTTGTCTTATGCTACATTCTGTCGCGTGTGGTTTAGACACGAGTCATTTGCTTTTAGAAGCACGCGTGAAATGTCATGCATTCTCTGTCGGGTTTCAAGTTCTTCGATTGGCTTTGCTTTGAAATGTTACGCATTCTCCCGAGTTTTAAATTCCTTGATCGGCCTTCGAGCTTCTCTTCTTCGTATCGTAGCATAGCTCGTAGCGAAACCTCGATGGTTTCAAGTTCTTCGATTGGTTTTGCTTTGAATGGCGTGCATTCTCGTCGGTTTTAAATTCTTCGACCGGCCCTCAACTTTCTCTAGTTCTTATCATAGCTCAGTGAAATTTCGATGGCTGTTTGAATCTTGTCTAAATGTCGTCTGAATGTTGCAGGACGCAGACCTTGGAGGACACGACCAAGCGGATGACTTATCGAGAGATGAACATGATTCTACGACACGAAGGAGGCGAGGACGGCCTTCCAGTTGATTGCTGCCCTACGGTAGAGGAAATGGTGGAACCGGTCGGCGGTCGAAATCGGGAAAACATGTACGTCCAGCTGTATCGGGATGGCCAGAACGCCCAGAGGTTCTTCGAGTACTCCTGCAGGCCAGACGTCCTCGACAAGCCGTGCAGGTTCATCGACCGGAAGTTCACCAACCAGTCCAGATGTGTGCAGAAGTTCTCATACACTTACGCTATCATTGAAAATTCTGGATCGACGGTACGTAATGTAAAGTGATCCTGATCTAGTTTCCATTAGGCTTTCGCGAGTGCGTCTTTTCTGTCGATGTCGTGCGATGTGTTCGTTACCCGTGATACATACTTCGCgtaatttttactaaatagAGCCAGAGATTAAAGGAATCTAATTCGtctattattatacatatattttttaaatttatttgctatCTTTACAATGGTAGTGAAATTGATTTGGTGTTAATATTATTGCGATTAAAAGGTTCGATTAACGGTAGATCGGAGAACAAATTTAGACTttaaaatcgattaaaaaattgtcctTATTTTCAATGACAGTATTGTCCACGTTTTTCCTCGATGGAAGAAAGTAGGATGAATGGAAATCAGTTTTCTACAGTCATCGATCTAATCATCTCAGAAACCCTAACTCTATATTATACagacaattattataatacatatatgtagatacTAGTATGAACAGAAACTACTTCAAATTGTATGCCAAAAATATCATCAATTCTTAGAGTATCGTAGCGAAAGTGTAAAAACTAGCTATTCTTGTTGCTAGAAAATTTAGTGATTTGAAAAGAAAGCGAGGTTTCGGCAAGTCAACACGACTTTAgtgtaaaagaatatattatccaCTTGAAGAACGTGTTCTGCTCACAGGGCGGAAAGGAGGAACGCGGGAGGCATCGGCACAGAGAACGCATGATCCCTACGTTTCCTGGGAACACGGTGGGTGGATCGATGTGGACGTTGGACTACATTAAGGTGCGAAGTGGGTGCAGCTGCGAGGTCATGCCGAaaccgaagaaaaagaagaagtacAAGAAGAGCAAGCTAAGGGACCAAGATTTGGATTCGGAGACCTGAGATCTGTATTACCGTGGGATCAGAACAGATCCCTCTACCTCCGTGTACGCGATACCACCGATGAAAAGAAGATTGCGATCCGATCGAAACGCGTTCCAAACCGATGCAAAATCTAATGTGACATGGAGAGTATTCGTTTTTCGGATTGTACAGGATTAAAATGTTACCAATGGAAGGGTTCTCTCTTTTAACGAAGgttgaatattatcgttaaaagtactttttttttacgttaaAAGTGCCTTGATGGAAGCTTGTATCGTTTCTAGCAATAGATCATTGATGAtagttattattttagaaCGATTCTATTgtcgtatttattatatacatataagtagATAACAAACTGTGTAATTCAAGAGTATGATAAGGTATTAATAAGATTCTAGAGAGGAGGTTCCGCCAAACTGTATTCcgcttatttttaataagattgatatttttagataatGATGAAATATAAAGTGTAGTAGTACAACGAAGTCAGTAGAATCTCCTTCGAATGAATAAATAGTGGATAGACTGATATTACGATTCAAAGAGTTGAACGTGAAAGGTGTTTGAATATCTGCGTTTTCTAAATTGTTATTGTAATTTCAGAAGTGTAATCGTATGCTAAAGAGGAAGCGTACTTGATACATTGCCTTGTATTAGTAGTAGACGAATGTCtcgattaaatttgtatttaacatttaggaaatattttcattttcacccGCGGCCAGTTATTATAGTGTGCTCCTATAATGCATGTACATTCTaaagttacatttatttttaagttaGAGAGGAGAgttagattttatatttatagattttatcTCTAAtcgtaaggtataacgtgttaTGTTTCATAGATCTGCGTATGATTCGTTATATATGGATAACGAGAACCAAACAAAAAACtgcttaaatttatttaacgtaataaaGCGCTATTTAATTAAGCGATTAAGtctgttttatcttttaaagcACTGACTAGAAGAATTAGAGGGTGCGACGAGCGAAACGTTGCATTAGCTAGTAACCATgacgattattaataaatctgaatatatgataagaaggaaagaatagaaatttattgtataatctaaaatataagTTAAAGAAtatgtagaatttattttacatgatATATAGGTACTTTTATAcgagaagataatttttaaacgtataTATAGACAAAAGTCTACGTTAATTTAACGCATACGTTACAAACAAATAGAAAGCTgccattattttaataaaactttactGATTTATCTGTCGTTTTGTACATATAGAAAAGTACATAAACATTAACATAAATACGCTTTTATGCGTTATATTAGtgtaatgtataaattataagacaAATAACTTTTACATTTAGAACTAAAAACGTTCGAGAATGTTGTACTTAAATAGTTAAAATCGtattaattagattaaataatgaacgtattataataccaGTTTTTTTAGTTTAACATATTTATGAATGTACTATAGTAAATTACGTCGTACGTTTAATTAGCGAGGAACCTTTCCAATAAGcatattctctttttctatcacTGTAGTTGTCGTATTAATATTCTAACAAGTGGTTTCAACTTGATAACACTCATGTATTATAATCAAGCATTAGGCTTACAGATTTGTTTTCTGTACTGCCATGTATACATTGTacataaatgatattaatacaattgttataaaagtattcGTTATTTCTCTTCCTGCGCTGAATGCAGTagttatttattcataatcatattttctttttttctattacaaattctttattagttaatttattaaatatgtgtGTTGATTATAGCGCGTTACAACGCGATATACCGATTATGCACGcgattaatgaattaattaatgtacGCGATTAGTCCAGGCAGATTTATGCCACCGAGAACAAtcggaaaaatgaaatgttattgCTACGACCGTAATGTACTACGACCAAAGTACATGAGTAATTTAATCATCAATGCAGTATCACGTATTTTTAACTTCTCCACAGTACTTTTCCACAGTTCAATAGCTGAGACTTTATGGTAACTAATGGTTCCTGAGATATAACTCATACACTTATACTCTATCGGATATTCCACAGGGATGTACATTCTACCACCTTGACGTACATCTCCGCATAATACTGAGCCCAGCCTCGATACTCTTTCTAAAGGCATAACGTGCAATGAAAGTGAGGACACGAGGTATTAAAAATGCGGAAACAGCGTATTTTGGCAGAACTGCAATCATATCTCAGAAAAGTCAAGTTAAATTACTATACATTGCTCTCTAATCGCTTCATACGTCGCGAAACCATTTAAGTACGTATGATAAAAACAACATCGTTGCGCATTTTtgtacacatacacacaccaATTTTGTGcgtgaatatattaaaaaatcacaaTTAATCAATCGTCATCAATCTATCCTCTTCAATCACATATCGCGAGAGCAAACAATTACAACCCTTGACCAAACGTGAATCTTTCAGTGGATTCtaaaatgtttgtatttaAAACGTTGCGAAGATATTATAAGATATGATTGTAACTAGTGAgtctattatatttacagtaaataaaaaattaaaattagcattaatattagaatacaatataatattttaatgaatgcAAAAATTATCCATTGCATTCTTAATACCTACAACGTCCTCTGCAAGAAATAACGTGAACTATATTTGCAAACCACGAGTCAGTTACGTAGATAACAGTTTTCAACATCTCGTTCTTTTGTTTGTTATCtagtaaatatagaaataattatcaacatcatgtaaaaattcatgaaagtTTATCTCGAGTAAATGTTAATTGCACAGATTTCAATACGTACTTCCGAATAGAGTAAGTATGTATTTACGTTGTAGATGCACTGACTATACTATAAGCGATCGAATACCTATGCATGAATATCCTGTCGTAATAGATACGGACGCTACGGTATAGTCTGTGGCAACTGGCAATCTAGCAAGCAGAATTTATTTCAGTGCCATCCGCCAAAGCACATGTATGTGGTCATTATGAGTGGCACCTGCCAGTGAACAggtgaaaaaattttttctatacaatgacatttctacattttaaccatttattttaatactattatttcCAATTCTTTGATATTCGTTTGTGCAGAACGTTAAATGAGCGCAACAAGACCAACGAACTGATGTGAATGATCGTGCCGCTTTTGTTGACACGATTCGGAATACTTCGATGAAACGGGATAATACATCAAAAATAATCCGTTTCATTGTGTGAAAATGTCCTCGGATACTCCCTTGAGCGATGTGCCAACTGTCGTGTCAAGACTGCATAATTTGCGCTTAGGTCAAGAAGACGGTGACGAACTTCAACAGAATGTAAATCTCGCCGTATCTGGCGATTCGTCTCCAGAACCTGTACGAAACACCCAA
This DNA window, taken from Bombus pyrosoma isolate SC7728 linkage group LG6, ASM1482585v1, whole genome shotgun sequence, encodes the following:
- the LOC122568773 gene encoding uncharacterized protein LOC122568773, translating into MRIEALSTLVAVVWLTAVLCPRLAAANNLTLSFSSRKARQHPFRGHISRWTQTLEDTTKRMTYREMNMILRHEGGEDGLPVDCCPTVEEMVEPVGGRNRENMYVQLYRDGQNAQRFFEYSCRPDVLDKPCRFIDRKFTNQSRCVQKFSYTYAIIENSGSTGGKEERGRHRHRERMIPTFPGNTVGGSMWTLDYIKVRSGCSCEVMPKPKKKKKYKKSKLRDQDLDSET